A genome region from Alistipes dispar includes the following:
- a CDS encoding outer membrane beta-barrel family protein, which translates to MPDSVAATARTEERRPCVRGRVEDTEGRPVPGVAVVMLDADSAYVAAAASDAEGRFEIVPAVKPYRLLFQHISYELAALSGASGEAGTVTLHERSTGIGAVVVEGERPVVRIEQGRLAYDLQAVVRGKAVNNAYEALTQLPGVSERQGTLTLAGTGSVTVILNGRPTTMDAAQLEALLRSTPVERIEKAEIMYSAPPQYHVRGAAINLVMRRAAAGTLTGEVHGDYSNRYYGNWEAGGNLVFAAREWSADITYSAGQTRSKRLIDLLSRHTLADGTYDIEQHQDLVSETTAHRLRASAEYAPENKGRVSAAYTASFTPRNAGDSRAEGNFVRSSNRPDGDAAMHNLALRYTTASGTDLALDYTHYRTDDRAAMRNEYADGTKRDFDVASGQRIDRLSFSLDQRHEAGKGWEVTYGALLGWTSDRDWQRYTVLLGDFDAPETDSRLDEWTGNLYAGIGRQFARGSFSLSAAGEYYRLGDYENWSVYPQATFVWMPSAEHVLQLSLASDKSYPSYWEMQGAVSYIDGYSEIHGTPGLRPMRSYEGQVVYVLEQKYIFMLFWNETRDHFQQTAWQASDRLALVYQTLNWDTNRQWGANAIVPFRIGRWLDSRLTLTGLRMTQRCDAFHDLSFDRSKWIGVVRLDNTVRISRKPDLTLDLAAFCQSPAIQGTYDIDPAWSVDAGLRWNFDRKRASLTVRCDDLFESGVPFARVRYRGQWLDMDSGAYSRTFTVHFSYRFGSYKERKHKEVDTSRFGH; encoded by the coding sequence TTGCCGGATTCCGTCGCGGCGACCGCCCGCACGGAGGAACGGCGTCCCTGCGTGCGCGGCCGCGTCGAGGATACCGAAGGGCGGCCCGTGCCGGGGGTGGCGGTCGTGATGCTCGACGCCGACTCGGCCTACGTCGCGGCCGCAGCGTCCGACGCGGAAGGCCGTTTCGAGATCGTCCCGGCCGTGAAGCCCTACCGTCTGCTGTTCCAGCACATTTCCTACGAACTCGCCGCTCTCTCCGGAGCGAGCGGCGAGGCGGGAACCGTCACCCTGCACGAACGGAGCACCGGAATCGGCGCCGTCGTCGTCGAAGGCGAGCGGCCCGTGGTGCGGATCGAGCAGGGCCGGCTGGCCTACGACCTGCAGGCCGTGGTCCGGGGCAAGGCGGTGAACAACGCCTACGAGGCGCTCACGCAACTGCCGGGCGTCTCCGAACGGCAGGGGACGCTGACGCTCGCGGGCACGGGGAGCGTCACGGTGATCCTGAACGGCCGTCCGACGACGATGGACGCCGCGCAGCTCGAGGCCCTGCTGCGCTCGACACCCGTGGAGCGCATCGAAAAGGCGGAGATCATGTACAGCGCACCGCCGCAGTACCACGTACGAGGCGCGGCGATCAACCTCGTCATGCGCCGCGCCGCCGCAGGGACTCTCACGGGCGAGGTGCACGGCGACTACTCGAACCGCTACTACGGCAACTGGGAGGCGGGCGGCAACCTCGTCTTCGCGGCGCGCGAATGGTCGGCCGACATCACCTATTCGGCGGGACAGACCCGGTCGAAACGGCTCATCGACCTGCTTTCGAGGCATACGCTCGCCGACGGAACGTACGACATCGAGCAGCATCAGGACCTCGTCAGCGAAACGACCGCACACCGGCTGCGCGCCTCGGCGGAGTACGCCCCGGAGAACAAGGGGCGTGTCAGCGCGGCCTACACGGCATCGTTCACGCCACGCAATGCGGGCGATTCGCGGGCGGAGGGCAACTTCGTCCGCTCGTCGAACCGCCCCGACGGCGACGCAGCGATGCACAACCTCGCTCTGCGCTACACGACCGCGTCGGGAACGGACCTCGCGCTCGACTATACGCACTACCGGACGGACGACCGGGCCGCCATGCGCAACGAATACGCCGACGGCACGAAGCGGGATTTCGACGTCGCGTCGGGACAGCGGATCGACCGCCTCAGCTTCAGCCTCGACCAACGGCACGAAGCGGGCAAGGGCTGGGAGGTGACCTACGGCGCACTGCTGGGCTGGACTTCGGACCGCGACTGGCAGCGTTACACGGTGCTGCTGGGCGACTTCGACGCCCCGGAGACCGATTCGCGGCTCGACGAATGGACCGGAAACCTCTATGCCGGCATCGGCCGGCAGTTCGCGCGGGGCAGCTTCTCGCTCTCGGCAGCGGGGGAGTACTACCGGCTGGGCGACTACGAGAACTGGTCGGTTTACCCGCAGGCGACATTCGTCTGGATGCCCTCGGCGGAGCATGTGCTGCAACTCTCGCTCGCCTCGGACAAGAGCTACCCCTCCTATTGGGAGATGCAGGGAGCGGTCTCCTACATCGACGGCTATTCGGAGATTCACGGCACGCCGGGGCTGCGCCCGATGCGCAGCTACGAAGGGCAGGTCGTGTATGTCCTCGAACAGAAATACATCTTCATGCTCTTCTGGAACGAGACGCGGGACCACTTCCAGCAGACGGCCTGGCAGGCTTCGGACCGGCTGGCGCTCGTCTACCAGACGCTCAACTGGGACACGAACCGGCAGTGGGGCGCCAATGCGATCGTCCCGTTCCGCATCGGGCGGTGGCTCGACTCGCGGCTGACCCTCACGGGACTGCGCATGACGCAGCGCTGCGACGCCTTCCACGATCTTTCGTTCGACCGTTCGAAGTGGATCGGCGTCGTCCGGCTGGACAACACCGTGCGCATCAGCCGCAAACCCGACCTGACGCTCGACCTCGCGGCGTTCTGCCAGTCCCCGGCCATCCAGGGAACCTACGACATCGACCCGGCGTGGAGCGTCGATGCGGGGCTCAGATGGAATTTCGACCGGAAACGCGCCTCGCTCACAGTGCGCTGCGACGACCTGTTCGAGAGCGGCGTGCCCTTCGCCCGCGTCCGTTACCGGGGGCAGTGGCTCGACATGGATTCCGGAGCGTACAGCCGCACGTTCACGGTCCATTTCTCCTACCGGTTCGGCAGCTACAAGGAGCGGAAGCACAAGGAGGTGGACACCTCGCGTTTCGGCCACTGA
- the miaA gene encoding tRNA (adenosine(37)-N6)-dimethylallyltransferase MiaA: MSIKRLLVIVGPTGSGKTDLSIRLARRFGAPILSTDSRQFYRGMPIGTAQPSAEQLQAVEHHFIASHDITESLNCGEYETLALARLGELFATHDWVVAVGGSGLYVQALCDGMDDLPTADEALRAELMRRLREEGLERLAEELRELDPVYWETVDRRNPARVVRALEVCLQSGRPYSELRRGERRERPFRIVKVGVDLPRGTLYERIDRRVERMLADGLVDEARALYPFRELNALQTVGYRELFDWFDGRTSYEEAVERIKRNTRRYAKRQLTWFRRDPAVRWFAPDADEEIVAWIGRDGMPSEE, encoded by the coding sequence ATGAGTATTAAACGGTTGCTCGTGATCGTCGGACCGACCGGATCGGGCAAGACGGATCTGAGCATCCGCCTCGCCCGCCGTTTCGGTGCGCCGATTCTTTCGACCGACTCGCGGCAGTTCTACCGCGGAATGCCGATCGGCACGGCACAGCCTTCGGCCGAACAGTTGCAGGCCGTCGAGCATCATTTCATCGCCTCGCACGACATAACCGAGAGTCTGAACTGCGGGGAGTACGAAACGCTGGCGCTCGCACGGCTCGGCGAACTCTTCGCCACGCACGACTGGGTCGTGGCCGTCGGCGGCTCGGGGCTTTACGTGCAGGCGTTGTGCGACGGCATGGACGATCTTCCGACGGCCGACGAAGCGCTGCGCGCGGAACTGATGCGACGGTTGCGGGAGGAGGGACTGGAGCGGCTCGCAGAGGAGCTCCGGGAACTGGATCCGGTCTATTGGGAGACGGTGGACCGCCGCAATCCGGCGCGCGTGGTCCGGGCGCTGGAGGTCTGTTTGCAGAGCGGACGCCCCTACTCGGAACTGCGGCGCGGCGAGCGGCGCGAGCGGCCTTTCCGGATCGTGAAAGTCGGAGTGGACCTTCCGCGCGGGACGCTTTACGAACGGATCGACCGACGGGTGGAGCGGATGCTCGCCGACGGGCTGGTGGACGAAGCCCGGGCGCTCTACCCTTTCCGGGAACTGAACGCCCTGCAAACGGTGGGTTACCGGGAGTTGTTCGACTGGTTCGACGGCCGCACGAGCTACGAGGAGGCTGTCGAGCGGATCAAGCGCAACACGCGGCGCTATGCCAAACGGCAGCTCACGTGGTTCCGGCGCGATCCTGCCGTCCGCTGGTTCGCCCCCGACGCCGACGAGGAGATCGTCGCCTGGATCGGCCGCGACGGCATGCCGTCGGAGGAGTGA
- a CDS encoding plasmid pRiA4b ORF-3 family protein, whose protein sequence is MSMVFRFRMLSDENDRFVRDYEVMYDMTLLDFHNFILSSLEYEPCMASFFTADDRWEKKREFTLMDMNDGSADAPETMEWVRLGQIIHNNRDRLIYLFDLFGDRAYYLELTGACEAEKGASYPREIFAEADAPDQYDPSKNRPEEDEGSAFDEMMGDFSDFEGDDNYDDEY, encoded by the coding sequence ATGTCAATGGTTTTCCGGTTTCGCATGTTGAGCGACGAGAACGACCGCTTCGTGCGCGATTACGAGGTGATGTACGATATGACGCTGCTCGATTTCCACAACTTCATCCTCTCCTCGCTGGAATACGAACCCTGCATGGCTTCGTTCTTCACGGCGGACGACCGCTGGGAGAAGAAGCGGGAATTCACCCTGATGGATATGAACGACGGTTCGGCCGACGCTCCCGAGACGATGGAGTGGGTGCGGCTGGGGCAGATCATACACAACAACCGCGACCGGCTGATCTACCTGTTCGACCTGTTCGGCGACAGAGCCTATTACCTCGAGTTGACCGGGGCCTGCGAAGCCGAGAAGGGAGCCTCCTATCCGCGCGAGATTTTCGCCGAGGCCGACGCTCCGGATCAGTACGACCCGTCGAAAAACCGTCCGGAGGAGGACGAGGGGTCGGCTTTCGACGAGATGATGGGCGACTTCAGCGACTTCGAGGGCGACGACAACTACGACGATGAGTATTAA
- a CDS encoding glycosyl hydrolase family 18 protein, which produces MKKNVLFAMALLACGCSQPARPVSEAPRFIHAAYSVESLLSEAELSGPGYEAFDFVYLMAAPAKWWTLDFDLPEAEIVRRADAFDYTSAPGNMPLVPRMIGEVHAAGGKILLCFGGQQEFRPFLEKPERLTKFEAYMVRLVERNDYDGIDMDWEITIDKELHADMMGRLRGRLDSLSAKTGKYYYLTTALSIDHVYDEALAGRLSRAVDWINIMSYDMCDGVWGRTPSHNTSLAVLRSKLAHWQIFDRRQLCLGLANYGFYYKGLLPGETADGPLSEYGSYITYKEFLPRLEHGGWTEEYDPEAEVSYYFAPDRGEFVTIENPVSMHRKIEWVTANGYRGVFWWEFHHDYVAPEAGRAGSHYLIDGVTDYLKEQGIRPAAEAND; this is translated from the coding sequence ATGAAAAAAAACGTTCTTTTCGCGATGGCCCTGCTCGCCTGCGGCTGTTCGCAACCGGCGCGCCCGGTCTCCGAAGCGCCCCGATTCATTCATGCCGCCTACTCGGTGGAGAGCCTGCTGAGCGAAGCCGAACTTTCCGGCCCCGGTTACGAAGCGTTCGATTTCGTCTATCTGATGGCGGCGCCCGCGAAGTGGTGGACGCTGGATTTCGACCTTCCGGAGGCGGAGATCGTGCGCCGGGCCGATGCGTTCGACTACACTTCGGCGCCGGGCAACATGCCGCTCGTGCCGCGGATGATCGGCGAAGTGCACGCTGCCGGAGGGAAAATCCTGCTCTGCTTCGGCGGGCAGCAGGAGTTCCGGCCCTTTCTGGAGAAGCCCGAACGACTGACGAAGTTCGAGGCCTATATGGTTCGGCTCGTCGAGCGGAACGACTACGACGGAATCGACATGGACTGGGAGATCACCATCGACAAGGAGCTGCACGCCGACATGATGGGACGCCTGCGCGGGCGGCTCGACTCCCTCTCGGCGAAGACCGGAAAGTACTACTACCTGACGACAGCCCTGAGCATCGACCACGTTTACGACGAGGCGCTGGCCGGACGGCTGAGCCGTGCCGTGGATTGGATCAATATCATGTCCTACGACATGTGCGACGGCGTCTGGGGCCGCACGCCGTCGCATAACACTTCGCTGGCGGTGCTGCGCTCGAAACTCGCGCACTGGCAGATATTCGACAGGCGGCAACTGTGTCTCGGGCTGGCCAACTACGGTTTCTACTACAAGGGGCTGCTGCCGGGCGAGACGGCCGACGGGCCGCTGAGCGAGTACGGTTCCTACATTACCTATAAGGAGTTTCTGCCCAGACTGGAGCACGGGGGATGGACCGAAGAGTACGATCCCGAAGCGGAGGTCTCCTACTACTTTGCGCCCGACCGCGGAGAATTCGTCACCATCGAGAATCCCGTGTCGATGCACCGGAAGATCGAGTGGGTCACGGCCAACGGCTACCGGGGCGTTTTCTGGTGGGAATTCCACCACGACTACGTGGCGCCGGAGGCCGGACGGGCCGGAAGCCACTACCTGATCGACGGAGTGACGGACTATCTGAAGGAACAGGGCATCCGCCCCGCTGCGGAGGCGAACGACTAA
- a CDS encoding acyl-CoA reductase, which yields MKDTLDLFSALGDRLKDFGGDAASRQVAERACRANGWFTPAEVCRAVRTLSRDMLQRPKLERWLAAYPALPAARPLDVLVVMAGNIPLVGFFDLLCVVVAGHRCLVKPSAKDTVLMEYVVGLLREIDPAVPVSFCDGTAPAEAVIATGGDNANRCFRARYAGIPALLRGHRQSVAVLSGRETEAQLAGLADDIWAYSGLGCRNVSLVFLPEGAELRLRMPAVQAKYRNNYLQTRALLRMQGCPFVDLGAAVAVEQREFPRALSEIAYARYRSADEVAAWLAEHDAELQCVVTETLPHTRRADFGRAQSPSLTDYPDNRDVLAWLSAPGV from the coding sequence ATGAAAGACACTCTCGACCTTTTTTCGGCTTTGGGCGACCGCCTGAAGGATTTCGGCGGGGACGCTGCGTCGCGGCAGGTTGCCGAGCGCGCCTGCCGGGCCAACGGCTGGTTCACGCCGGCGGAGGTCTGCCGTGCGGTGAGGACCCTGAGCCGGGACATGCTGCAACGGCCGAAACTGGAGCGCTGGCTGGCCGCCTACCCCGCCCTGCCCGCGGCCCGGCCGCTCGACGTGCTGGTGGTGATGGCCGGGAATATCCCGCTGGTCGGTTTTTTTGACCTGTTGTGCGTCGTGGTCGCCGGACACCGCTGTCTGGTGAAGCCTTCGGCGAAGGATACCGTGCTCATGGAATACGTCGTCGGACTGCTCCGGGAGATCGACCCCGCCGTGCCCGTCTCGTTCTGCGACGGGACCGCGCCTGCGGAGGCCGTGATCGCCACGGGCGGCGACAATGCCAACCGCTGCTTCCGTGCGCGCTATGCCGGAATTCCGGCCCTGCTGCGCGGTCACCGGCAGTCGGTGGCCGTGCTTTCGGGCCGGGAGACGGAGGCGCAGCTCGCCGGGCTGGCCGACGACATCTGGGCCTATTCGGGGCTGGGATGCCGCAATGTCTCGCTCGTATTTCTGCCCGAAGGCGCGGAGCTGCGGCTCCGGATGCCCGCAGTGCAGGCGAAGTACCGCAACAACTACCTTCAGACGCGCGCGCTCCTTCGGATGCAGGGATGTCCGTTCGTCGATCTGGGAGCCGCCGTGGCTGTCGAACAGCGGGAATTCCCGCGGGCGCTGAGCGAGATCGCCTATGCCCGCTACCGCTCGGCGGACGAGGTCGCCGCCTGGCTCGCGGAGCACGACGCGGAGTTGCAGTGCGTCGTCACGGAGACGCTCCCCCACACCCGCCGCGCGGATTTCGGCCGTGCGCAGTCCCCGTCCCTTACGGACTATCCCGATAACCGGGACGTGTTGGCGTGGCTCTCGGCGCCGGGAGTATGA
- a CDS encoding nitroreductase family protein has protein sequence MERNLKETLEQRRSYYSLKAGSPIPDAEIEGIVRFAVKHTPSAFNSQSSRLVLLLHDHHAALWRIVKQTLQTVVPPQAFARTEEKIDRSFASGYGTVLFLEDTAVVEGLQRQFPLYADNFPTWSEHTSAMHQLVVWTLLEEAGFGASLQHYNPLIDAAVRQEWQLPGNWRLIAQMPFGIPAEAPNEKTFNPIDERIRIFG, from the coding sequence ATGGAAAGAAATCTGAAAGAGACGCTCGAACAGCGCCGGAGTTACTACTCGCTCAAAGCCGGATCCCCGATTCCCGACGCCGAAATCGAAGGAATCGTGCGCTTCGCCGTAAAACATACGCCGTCGGCTTTCAACTCGCAGTCCTCGCGGCTGGTGCTGCTGTTGCACGACCACCATGCAGCCTTGTGGCGCATCGTCAAACAAACCCTGCAAACCGTCGTCCCGCCGCAGGCCTTCGCCCGCACCGAAGAGAAAATCGACCGGAGCTTCGCCTCCGGATACGGTACGGTGCTCTTCCTCGAGGACACCGCGGTTGTCGAAGGACTGCAACGGCAGTTCCCGCTCTATGCCGACAATTTTCCGACATGGTCCGAGCACACTTCGGCCATGCACCAGCTCGTCGTGTGGACGTTGCTCGAAGAGGCCGGCTTCGGAGCCTCGCTGCAACACTACAATCCGCTTATCGACGCGGCCGTGCGCCAGGAGTGGCAACTGCCCGGAAACTGGCGGCTGATCGCCCAAATGCCGTTCGGGATTCCGGCAGAGGCTCCCAACGAAAAGACATTCAACCCCATAGACGAGCGGATCCGGATATTCGGATAG
- a CDS encoding site-specific integrase: MSVSINAICRKDRINQNRTTNIYLRFTVNRRSRYVSTGINIPADDWDFDTQTLKTQNPAVQLRIYEQIEKYDKRIKRLEALEVPVTLDNVLETDGRKVYCTIAEYFRRTITQLESVGKIGSASKHKVTFSLLQQFRSTNIRFDEITVGYLRDFELFLMKKGNKSNSIASKFSVLKAVYNKALAEGIFTTPHSPFLQFKIGRLWTATRKRAIRKEEVQRLMQAEIPADGSACLDFARDIFLFSYLSAGINFKDIATLRYCDMDEERIYYARHKTSKEMTCHLSEQSKAIIGKYAKSDHADEDYIFPILDRRIHKTEQQIYDRVRKVLKHVNKALHEWSRLLGLKIELTTYVARHTFATVLKRSGVNIAIISESLGHSDLSTTQIYLDSFENSQIDAAMQNLL, from the coding sequence ATGAGTGTCAGCATCAATGCCATTTGCAGAAAAGACCGCATCAATCAAAACCGCACCACGAACATCTACCTGCGTTTTACCGTCAATCGCCGCAGCCGCTATGTAAGTACGGGAATCAATATCCCTGCCGACGATTGGGATTTCGACACCCAAACGCTTAAAACGCAGAATCCTGCCGTTCAGCTACGGATTTACGAGCAAATCGAGAAATACGACAAGCGCATCAAACGGCTCGAAGCGTTGGAGGTTCCCGTAACGCTCGACAACGTGCTGGAAACCGACGGACGAAAGGTCTATTGCACGATAGCCGAATATTTCCGCCGTACGATTACACAGTTGGAATCGGTCGGTAAAATCGGCTCGGCATCGAAACACAAGGTCACGTTTTCACTCCTGCAACAGTTCCGCTCGACCAATATCCGTTTCGACGAAATTACGGTCGGCTACCTGCGTGATTTCGAACTGTTCCTAATGAAAAAGGGGAACAAGAGCAATTCGATAGCCTCGAAATTCAGCGTGCTGAAAGCCGTCTATAACAAGGCTCTTGCCGAGGGAATTTTCACCACGCCGCACAGTCCGTTTCTGCAATTCAAAATCGGACGGTTGTGGACAGCCACCCGCAAACGCGCCATCCGCAAGGAGGAGGTGCAACGACTGATGCAGGCGGAGATACCCGCCGACGGTTCAGCCTGTCTGGATTTCGCACGGGACATTTTCCTGTTTTCGTACCTCTCGGCAGGCATCAATTTTAAGGACATCGCCACCCTGCGTTACTGCGACATGGACGAGGAAAGAATCTACTATGCCCGCCACAAAACCAGCAAGGAGATGACTTGCCACCTCTCGGAGCAGTCGAAAGCGATTATCGGCAAATACGCCAAATCCGACCATGCGGACGAAGATTATATTTTCCCGATACTCGACCGCCGCATACACAAGACCGAGCAACAGATTTACGACCGAGTGCGCAAGGTGCTGAAACATGTGAACAAGGCCCTGCACGAGTGGAGCCGATTATTGGGGCTGAAAATCGAACTGACTACCTATGTCGCAAGGCACACGTTTGCCACGGTTTTGAAGCGTTCGGGAGTGAACATTGCCATCATTTCCGAATCGCTCGGTCATTCCGATTTATCGACCACACAAATCTATTTGGATAGTTTTGAGAACAGCCAAATCGACGCGGCTATGCAGAATTTGCTATGA
- a CDS encoding SIR2 family protein yields MADFKKDFANHINVIGTNPYLFIESGLSRRYLNMPTWLNLLKDFSEKLLLQKGFGYYDSKSEGNLPELASLMASEFHETWWTNPAFSDSRKEYENKRIGSQEIPFKIELSKFVSNHKDFQEDYSEEIELLKKVVIDGIITTNWDTFLEATFSDYKTYIGQEQLLFSENISIGEIYKIHGCVTSPESLIVSSNDYANFKKRNAYLAAKLLTIFVEHPVIFLGYSISDPNILELLFSLKDCLAAHNIEKLKDRLIFVEWRAEQNEPIMIDGTLSLSDGKILPIKHIKINSFIPLFDVLANLKQRLPIKILRRFKDAVYEFVKTNEPTNKIYIGDLTNIDENGNDIEFVVGVGVANSIAKQGLLEICVDDVVEDVLFDNKHIPAKEFITDAIPKLLKKRIRIPLYKYYRAEHLLTNDGKLIKKGSAVINNYFKDKSQKSFYPSAKAYAKKENLIRTKYKTLAELIANNDKKHCFYFIPLLEQEKINIDELQLFLMQCFRNGYIKNSYFKQLVCYYDYLKFGLEQ; encoded by the coding sequence ATGGCTGATTTCAAGAAAGATTTTGCAAATCACATTAACGTAATAGGCACTAATCCTTATTTATTTATAGAGTCTGGATTATCAAGGCGTTACCTTAATATGCCTACTTGGCTGAATCTATTAAAGGATTTTTCCGAGAAACTATTACTCCAAAAAGGTTTTGGCTATTATGATTCGAAAAGCGAGGGTAATCTTCCTGAATTAGCATCTTTGATGGCTTCCGAATTTCACGAAACATGGTGGACAAACCCTGCATTTTCTGATAGCCGTAAAGAATATGAAAACAAGAGAATTGGATCGCAAGAGATACCATTCAAAATTGAATTGTCAAAATTTGTTTCGAATCATAAGGACTTCCAAGAGGATTATTCTGAAGAAATTGAATTATTAAAAAAAGTTGTAATAGATGGAATAATCACGACTAATTGGGATACATTTTTGGAAGCAACTTTCTCCGACTATAAAACTTATATCGGGCAAGAACAGTTACTATTTTCTGAAAATATATCTATCGGAGAAATTTATAAAATACATGGATGTGTTACTTCTCCCGAATCTCTAATAGTTTCGTCTAATGACTATGCTAATTTTAAAAAGAGAAACGCATATTTAGCGGCAAAACTATTAACAATTTTTGTCGAACATCCCGTCATATTTTTAGGCTACTCGATAAGTGATCCTAATATTTTGGAATTATTATTTTCTTTAAAAGATTGTTTAGCCGCACATAATATTGAAAAATTAAAAGACCGTTTGATTTTTGTTGAATGGCGAGCCGAACAAAACGAGCCAATTATGATAGATGGGACATTAAGTTTGTCTGATGGGAAAATTCTGCCAATTAAACATATTAAGATTAATTCATTTATTCCATTATTTGATGTACTCGCGAATTTGAAACAAAGACTGCCTATAAAAATTCTGAGACGATTTAAAGATGCTGTTTATGAATTTGTAAAAACCAACGAACCAACAAATAAAATCTATATTGGAGATTTAACCAATATAGATGAAAATGGAAATGACATAGAATTTGTCGTAGGTGTTGGTGTTGCAAACTCCATTGCCAAACAGGGGTTGCTCGAAATTTGCGTAGACGATGTAGTTGAGGATGTTTTATTTGACAATAAACATATTCCTGCAAAAGAATTTATAACAGACGCTATTCCCAAATTATTAAAAAAACGAATCCGCATACCTCTATACAAATATTACCGAGCAGAACATTTGCTAACAAATGATGGAAAATTAATAAAGAAAGGTTCCGCAGTAATTAACAATTATTTCAAAGACAAGTCTCAAAAATCATTTTATCCGTCAGCAAAAGCATATGCAAAGAAAGAGAATCTAATTAGAACTAAATATAAAACTCTTGCTGAACTAATAGCCAATAATGATAAAAAACATTGTTTCTATTTTATCCCGTTATTAGAACAAGAAAAGATTAATATAGATGAATTACAACTATTTTTGATGCAATGTTTCAGAAATGGTTATATTAAAAACAGCTATTTCAAACAGTTAGTCTGTTATTATGATTACTTAAAATTTGGATTAGAACAGTAG
- a CDS encoding helix-turn-helix domain-containing protein → MLLGERIKELRDEHGVLQRQLAAVLEIDTPMFSKIERGDRRAKRTQVIQLAEYFKVDKNELLTLWLADKVLDAVEDEDELKHDAIEVARKRIG, encoded by the coding sequence ATGTTATTAGGCGAAAGAATAAAAGAGCTAAGAGATGAACACGGGGTATTGCAAAGACAATTAGCAGCCGTGCTTGAAATAGATACTCCAATGTTCAGCAAAATAGAGCGCGGAGACAGACGAGCTAAACGGACACAAGTAATACAATTGGCTGAGTATTTCAAGGTAGATAAGAATGAACTTCTTACCCTGTGGTTAGCAGACAAAGTATTAGATGCGGTAGAGGATGAAGACGAATTAAAACACGATGCGATAGAGGTCGCACGAAAAAGAATAGGCTAA
- a CDS encoding DUF1848 domain-containing protein: MVSEKTTIRTDFGEIVEATAPVIISASRSTDIPAFYAKWFFNRLAKGYCAWYNPFNQQKMYISFKNCKVIVFWTKNPKPILPYLHILDKMGIHYYFQVTLNDYVNEGFEPNVASVEERVETFKQLSQMIGEERVIWRFDPLIITSSINPRELLKKIWNVGNKLKGYTDKLVFSFIDVKAYRKVQNNLVKETMFFTKEDVENAEANHAQQIEIVEGLQKIRSIWQEQGWNVEMATCAEDIDLESYGIEHNRCIDGELMKRIFSDDKELVYYLHTLKWPERDMFGELPPIPQNIKKVKDSGQRKVCGCMVSKDIGMYNTCRHFCVYCYANTSKECVIRNAEKHNDESESIIG; this comes from the coding sequence ATGGTATCTGAAAAAACAACTATTCGTACGGACTTTGGGGAGATTGTAGAAGCAACAGCCCCTGTTATTATTTCAGCAAGCCGTTCTACAGATATACCTGCCTTTTATGCCAAATGGTTTTTCAACCGTTTGGCAAAAGGTTATTGCGCTTGGTACAATCCTTTCAACCAGCAAAAAATGTATATCTCTTTCAAGAATTGCAAGGTGATAGTATTTTGGACAAAGAATCCAAAACCTATTCTACCATATTTGCATATTCTTGATAAAATGGGAATACACTATTATTTCCAGGTTACATTGAATGATTATGTTAATGAAGGATTTGAACCTAACGTAGCATCTGTTGAAGAAAGAGTCGAAACATTTAAGCAATTATCTCAAATGATAGGTGAAGAGAGAGTAATATGGAGATTTGATCCACTTATAATCACTTCATCTATAAATCCAAGAGAGTTGCTTAAAAAAATATGGAATGTCGGCAATAAACTGAAAGGATATACTGATAAGTTGGTTTTCAGTTTTATAGATGTAAAAGCATATCGAAAAGTTCAAAATAATCTCGTAAAAGAAACAATGTTCTTTACGAAAGAGGACGTTGAAAATGCAGAAGCAAACCATGCCCAACAAATAGAAATTGTTGAAGGTCTTCAGAAAATACGTTCCATCTGGCAAGAACAAGGATGGAATGTTGAAATGGCAACTTGTGCTGAAGATATAGATCTGGAGTCTTATGGCATAGAACATAATCGTTGTATTGACGGAGAACTTATGAAACGCATATTCTCCGATGACAAAGAATTAGTTTATTATCTTCATACATTAAAATGGCCGGAAAGAGATATGTTTGGGGAGCTTCCGCCAATCCCCCAAAATATAAAAAAAGTGAAAGATTCCGGTCAGCGCAAGGTTTGCGGATGTATGGTGAGTAAAGATATTGGAATGTATAATACTTGTCGTCATTTCTGTGTCTACTGCTATGCCAATACAAGTAAGGAATGCGTCATCCGAAATGCTGAGAAACATAATGATGAAAGTGAAAGTATAATTGGGTAA